In Rhodoferax koreense, a genomic segment contains:
- a CDS encoding response regulator, translating to MATGKDGLEGLLAAAGQRSRFPRSALGAWAALMALAWLLAGGALAYWLSNRIVVAHVEAIAASADHDAVATARIIDRSFIEMASIAQMVARQRQTLELALKYNERHQDGPMPQAVRRDALREDFQVRTLSEFLEQIADDIGYSRIFVLDARGAVTASSDWRKPESMLGQSQRDSVFFSDSVAMGRSLQFTAGLAPDLPGFYFSSRIDQWGVPLGAAVIKQDADQVLTILSGGRLALVVDRQGTVVSGSRADYILRHIGPLAEDRADPAAARDVPAADGRPTLPIARPARVLNAGHWRVDGDDYLVTRKPLAQNAYQLITLSGLGDIQATRRWHAAVAAVVLLLGLALILLGHRIARQSGQKHEDELRIHTEHNLFLQAMIDRIPSPVFYKDREGRFLGCNKTFLSAFDYRLEDLIGRTVLEMKLSDETKRPAFLALHEEQLALMNKGTDLHREQVLTFSDGQPHNTLYSVSTFENAQGEVAGVVGAMVDVTPLVHAQAELRKALALAEEATQAKSIFLANMSHEIRTPMNAVIGLSHLALKTELSPRQRDYLTKIHTAGMSLLGLINDILDFSKIEAGKLEIEAVDFELDQVLANATALVADRAADRGLELLLDVSPTVTQSLVGDPLRLGQVLANLLSNAVKFTEHGSVTVTVRQTEATAERVQLQIDVSDTGIGMDATQQARLFSAFTQADGSVTRKYGGTGLGLAITRNLVELMGGHIEVHSAPGLGSSFGFSIWFGVGGARTSRNVVPDVLNRARVLVVDDNASARHILAEHLRALGAGLSVSEMDSGARALDAVREADADHPFDVVILDWKMPGLDGIETARRLRADTSLGAPPRLVMATAFGQDEVRSQARGVGIEAFLVKPVSQSTLADTLMDMFAHQAASAESSLPPGPAVADAVAGSMAGLRLLLVEDNEINQQIALELLRGAGAEVQWADNGRKAVDMVLAAGPSAFHAVLMDLQMPVMGGLEATRLIRADARFQALPIIAMTAHAMREERERCTAAGMVDHISKPLDPNSMLLTVARWARSHTAASAAPAPEAPEAPDAPAPPAGIGAPMAQAVASPVGDQPPANPFATGALASVPGLDGQVGLRRVAGNQALYLRLLGQFLQNHSQTPQHLDQALERGDREAALRMAHTIKGVAGNIGLGPLAQAAAALEDALRQGLGPAELAPALARFQTANASAVDGLRQALALPLERASTTGGMPDGPPVPTLPIQPAATALAALTRLLEDSDSEAVTFFESQASHLRTAMPPETFGAMEAAVQRFDFEAALRLIRPLQGA from the coding sequence ATGGCAACAGGGAAAGACGGCCTGGAAGGCTTGCTTGCTGCGGCTGGACAGCGTTCCAGATTTCCCCGAAGTGCCCTGGGCGCCTGGGCCGCCCTGATGGCGCTGGCCTGGCTGCTCGCCGGCGGCGCGTTGGCCTATTGGCTGTCGAACCGCATCGTCGTGGCCCATGTCGAGGCCATCGCGGCCAGCGCCGACCACGACGCCGTCGCTACGGCGCGCATCATCGACCGCAGCTTCATCGAGATGGCCAGCATCGCGCAGATGGTGGCCCGCCAGCGGCAGACCCTGGAGCTGGCGCTCAAGTACAACGAGCGCCACCAGGACGGGCCGATGCCGCAGGCGGTGCGACGCGACGCATTGCGCGAGGACTTTCAGGTGCGCACGCTGAGCGAATTCCTCGAGCAGATCGCCGACGACATCGGTTACAGCCGCATCTTCGTGCTCGATGCCCGCGGGGCGGTCACGGCCTCCAGCGACTGGCGCAAGCCGGAATCGATGCTCGGCCAGTCGCAGCGCGACAGTGTCTTCTTCAGCGACAGCGTGGCGATGGGCAGGAGCCTGCAATTCACGGCCGGCCTCGCCCCCGACTTGCCCGGCTTCTATTTCTCCAGCCGCATCGACCAATGGGGTGTGCCGCTCGGCGCCGCCGTGATCAAGCAGGACGCCGACCAGGTGCTGACCATCCTCTCCGGTGGCCGCCTGGCGCTGGTGGTCGACAGGCAGGGCACCGTCGTCAGTGGCTCGCGCGCCGACTACATCCTGCGCCACATCGGCCCGCTGGCGGAGGATCGTGCGGATCCGGCCGCGGCGCGTGACGTGCCCGCCGCGGATGGACGGCCGACCCTCCCCATCGCACGCCCCGCCCGTGTCCTGAACGCCGGGCACTGGCGGGTGGATGGCGACGACTACCTGGTCACGCGCAAGCCGCTGGCCCAGAACGCCTACCAGCTGATCACGCTCAGCGGGCTCGGCGATATCCAGGCCACGCGGCGCTGGCATGCGGCCGTCGCCGCCGTGGTGCTGCTGCTGGGACTGGCGCTGATCCTGCTGGGCCATCGCATCGCCCGGCAAAGCGGGCAAAAGCATGAGGACGAGCTGCGCATCCACACCGAGCACAACCTCTTCCTGCAGGCAATGATCGACCGCATTCCCAGCCCGGTGTTCTACAAGGACCGGGAGGGCCGGTTCCTGGGCTGCAACAAGACCTTTCTCAGCGCCTTCGACTACCGGCTCGAAGACCTGATCGGTCGGACGGTGCTCGAGATGAAGCTGTCCGACGAAACCAAGCGCCCGGCCTTCCTCGCGCTGCACGAAGAGCAGCTGGCCCTGATGAACAAGGGCACGGACCTGCACCGCGAGCAGGTCCTCACCTTCTCCGATGGCCAGCCGCACAACACCCTGTATTCGGTCAGCACCTTCGAGAACGCGCAGGGCGAGGTCGCGGGCGTGGTCGGCGCGATGGTCGACGTCACGCCGCTGGTGCACGCCCAGGCCGAACTGCGCAAGGCGCTGGCCCTTGCCGAGGAGGCCACGCAGGCCAAGTCCATCTTCCTGGCCAACATGAGCCACGAGATCCGCACGCCGATGAACGCCGTCATCGGCCTGTCGCACCTGGCGCTGAAGACCGAGCTCTCGCCGCGCCAACGCGACTACCTGACGAAGATCCACACCGCCGGCATGTCGCTGCTGGGGCTGATCAACGACATCCTCGACTTCTCCAAGATCGAAGCCGGCAAACTCGAAATCGAAGCGGTGGATTTCGAGCTGGATCAGGTGCTGGCCAACGCCACCGCGCTCGTCGCCGACCGCGCGGCCGACCGTGGCCTCGAGCTGTTGCTCGACGTGTCGCCCACCGTCACCCAGTCCCTGGTCGGCGATCCGCTGCGCCTCGGCCAGGTGCTGGCCAACCTGCTGAGCAACGCGGTGAAGTTCACCGAACACGGCAGCGTGACCGTGACGGTGCGCCAGACGGAGGCAACCGCCGAGCGCGTGCAGCTGCAGATCGACGTCAGCGACACCGGCATCGGCATGGACGCCACGCAACAGGCGCGCCTGTTCAGCGCCTTCACCCAGGCCGACGGTTCGGTGACCCGCAAGTACGGCGGCACCGGGCTGGGCCTGGCCATCACGCGCAACCTGGTGGAGCTGATGGGCGGGCACATCGAGGTGCATTCGGCACCCGGCCTGGGCAGCAGCTTCGGCTTTTCGATCTGGTTCGGCGTGGGCGGCGCCAGGACCAGCCGCAACGTCGTGCCCGACGTGCTGAACCGGGCGCGGGTGCTGGTGGTGGACGACAACGCCTCGGCCCGCCACATCCTGGCCGAGCACCTGCGCGCGCTCGGCGCCGGCCTGAGCGTGAGCGAGATGGACTCCGGTGCGCGTGCCCTCGACGCCGTGCGCGAAGCCGACGCCGACCATCCCTTCGACGTGGTGATCCTGGACTGGAAGATGCCGGGCCTGGACGGCATCGAGACCGCGCGCCGGCTGCGGGCGGACACCAGCCTGGGCGCGCCACCGCGCCTGGTCATGGCCACCGCCTTCGGCCAGGACGAGGTGCGCAGCCAGGCCCGCGGCGTCGGCATCGAGGCGTTCCTGGTCAAGCCGGTGAGCCAGTCCACACTGGCCGACACGCTGATGGACATGTTCGCGCACCAGGCGGCGTCGGCCGAAAGCTCTTTGCCGCCCGGCCCCGCCGTGGCCGACGCCGTGGCCGGCAGCATGGCCGGTCTGCGCCTGCTGCTGGTGGAAGACAACGAGATCAACCAGCAGATCGCCCTGGAGCTGCTGCGCGGCGCCGGTGCCGAAGTGCAATGGGCCGACAACGGGCGCAAGGCGGTCGACATGGTGCTCGCAGCGGGCCCTTCGGCCTTCCACGCCGTGCTGATGGACCTGCAGATGCCGGTCATGGGCGGACTGGAGGCCACGCGCCTGATCCGCGCCGACGCGCGCTTCCAGGCGCTGCCGATCATCGCCATGACGGCCCACGCCATGCGCGAGGAGCGCGAGCGCTGCACGGCCGCCGGCATGGTCGACCACATCAGCAAGCCGCTGGACCCGAACAGCATGCTGCTCACCGTAGCGCGCTGGGCCCGGTCGCACACCGCGGCCAGCGCCGCGCCTGCGCCCGAAGCCCCGGAGGCTCCCGATGCGCCAGCACCGCCAGCGGGCATCGGCGCGCCGATGGCGCAAGCCGTCGCCAGTCCGGTTGGCGACCAGCCGCCCGCCAACCCCTTCGCGACAGGCGCTCTGGCCTCCGTGCCGGGCCTGGACGGCCAGGTCGGGCTGCGCCGCGTGGCCGGCAACCAGGCGCTCTACCTGCGCCTGCTCGGCCAGTTCCTGCAGAACCATTCACAGACGCCGCAGCACCTGGACCAAGCGCTGGAACGTGGCGACCGCGAGGCCGCACTGCGCATGGCCCACACCATCAAGGGTGTGGCGGGCAACATCGGGCTGGGGCCGCTGGCGCAGGCCGCCGCGGCGCTGGAAGATGCGCTGCGTCAGGGTCTGGGCCCGGCCGAGCTGGCCCCGGCCCTGGCCCGCTTTCAAACGGCGAACGCCTCGGCCGTGGACGGGCTGCGGCAGGCCCTGGCGCTGCCTCTCGAGCGCGCCAGCACCACCGGGGGCATGCCGGACGGGCCGCCGGTACCGACGCTGCCGATACAGCCGGCCGCGACCGCGCTCGCGGCGCTGACACGCCTGCTCGAAGACAGCGACAGCGAAGCCGTCACCTTCTTCGAAAGCCAGGCGTCCCACCTGCGCACCGCGATGCCGCCCGAAACCTTCGGCGCGATGGAAGCCGCGGTGCAGCGGTTCGATTTCGAGGCTGCGCTGCGGCTCATCCGGCCGTTGCAAGGCGCCTGA
- a CDS encoding GNAT family acetyltransferase, with protein sequence MEIRCFAPGDEEAVVRLWEDCGLTRPWNDPRKDIARKLGEHPELFLVGTVDGVLMASIMIGYEGHRGWINYLAVAPAFRKQSIGRRLMQEAEQRLTALGCPKLSLMVRSSNAGVVAFYEALGYRQDDVVALGKRLIEDGPAAA encoded by the coding sequence ATGGAGATCCGGTGTTTCGCGCCAGGCGATGAAGAGGCGGTGGTGCGGCTATGGGAGGACTGCGGCCTGACCCGGCCGTGGAACGACCCGCGCAAGGACATCGCCCGCAAGCTCGGCGAACACCCCGAACTGTTCCTGGTGGGGACGGTGGACGGCGTGCTGATGGCCAGCATCATGATCGGCTACGAGGGGCACCGCGGCTGGATCAACTACCTCGCGGTGGCACCGGCCTTTCGCAAGCAGTCGATCGGCCGGCGACTGATGCAGGAGGCCGAGCAGCGGCTCACGGCGCTGGGTTGCCCCAAGCTCAGCCTGATGGTGCGCAGCAGCAACGCGGGCGTCGTGGCCTTCTACGAGGCGCTGGGTTACAGGCAGGACGACGTGGTCGCCCTGGGCAAGCGGCTGATCGAAGACGGCCCGGCGGCCGCTTGA
- a CDS encoding aspartate aminotransferase family protein, which yields MTDASHLATKTAVRTDAAWLDAHWMPYTGNRDFKANPRMIVGAKGCHYTDADGRQILDGLSGLWCSGLGHGRSEITEAATRQLATLDYSPAFQYAHPLSFELANKLKELTPAGLDHVFFTGSGSEAADTSLKMARAYWRAKGQASKTRLIGREKGYHGVNFGGISVGGIAANRKVFGQTMEADHLPHTMLAKNAFSRGLPTQGAELADELLNIIALHDASNIAAVIVEPFAGSAGVIVPPQGYLQRLRETCTAHNILLIFDEVITGFGRTGAYTGAEAFGVTPDIMNVAKQVTNGAQPLGAVLVKKDIYDTFMGQGGPDYMLEFPHGYTYSAHPVACAVGLAALDILVRENMIDRVKAIAPHFEAAVHGLKGAKHVTDIRNCGLAAGLTLAAHPGEPARRPYEVAMAMWKKGFYVRYGGDTIQLAPPFVIEAAQIDSLVNALGECLNAAD from the coding sequence ATGACCGACGCCAGCCACCTCGCCACGAAAACCGCCGTCCGCACCGATGCCGCCTGGCTCGACGCGCACTGGATGCCCTACACCGGCAACCGCGACTTCAAGGCGAATCCGCGCATGATCGTCGGCGCCAAGGGTTGCCACTACACCGATGCCGACGGCCGGCAGATCCTGGACGGCCTCTCCGGCCTGTGGTGTTCGGGCCTGGGCCATGGCCGCAGCGAAATCACCGAGGCCGCCACGCGCCAGCTGGCCACGCTCGACTATTCACCGGCCTTCCAGTACGCGCATCCGCTGTCCTTCGAGCTGGCCAACAAGCTCAAGGAACTCACACCGGCCGGGCTCGACCACGTGTTCTTCACCGGCTCGGGTTCGGAAGCCGCCGACACCTCGCTGAAGATGGCGCGCGCCTACTGGCGCGCCAAGGGCCAGGCCAGCAAGACGCGGCTGATCGGCCGCGAAAAGGGCTACCACGGCGTGAATTTCGGCGGCATCTCGGTCGGCGGCATCGCGGCCAACCGCAAGGTCTTCGGGCAGACCATGGAAGCCGACCACCTGCCGCACACCATGCTGGCGAAGAACGCGTTCTCGCGCGGCCTGCCGACGCAAGGCGCCGAACTCGCCGACGAACTGCTGAACATCATCGCGCTGCACGATGCGTCGAACATCGCCGCGGTGATCGTCGAGCCGTTCGCGGGATCGGCCGGCGTGATCGTGCCGCCGCAGGGCTACCTGCAACGCCTGCGCGAGACCTGCACGGCGCACAACATCCTGCTGATCTTCGACGAGGTCATCACCGGTTTCGGCCGCACCGGCGCCTACACCGGCGCCGAGGCCTTTGGCGTGACGCCCGACATCATGAACGTGGCCAAGCAGGTCACCAACGGCGCGCAGCCGTTGGGCGCGGTACTGGTCAAGAAGGACATCTACGACACCTTCATGGGCCAGGGCGGGCCCGACTACATGCTCGAATTTCCACACGGCTACACCTACTCGGCGCACCCCGTGGCCTGCGCCGTGGGCCTGGCCGCGCTGGACATCCTGGTGCGCGAGAACATGATCGACCGCGTGAAGGCCATCGCGCCGCACTTCGAGGCCGCCGTGCACGGCCTGAAAGGCGCGAAGCATGTCACCGACATCCGCAACTGCGGCCTGGCCGCTGGCCTGACGCTGGCCGCCCACCCCGGCGAGCCGGCGCGCCGTCCGTACGAGGTCGCGATGGCCATGTGGAAAAAAGGCTTCTACGTGCGTTATGGCGGCGACACGATCCAGCTCGCACCGCCGTTCGTCATCGAAGCCGCGCAGATCGACAGCTTGGTCAACGCATTGGGCGAATGCCTGAACGCGGCCGATTGA
- a CDS encoding LysR family transcriptional regulator, whose protein sequence is MQVKSRAVLGQLTDMDLRLLRVFKSVVDCGGMAAAELELNIGTSTVSRHVKDLETRLGLTLCRRGRAGFALTAEGQRIYAETLRLLAGADAFRHSVDEIHRRMGGELHVAVFDKTASNPEAHLGDAIALFSEQAPDVGLNLHVGSLNAIERGVIDGQYQVGVIPGHRHSESLSYDDLFGETMSLHCGARHVLFGADHAAMDWEALRRHQFAGLGYHSPNMELSQRMRLPRKATGSDQESIANLILSGRYLGFLPDHYAQGFVDAGQMQAVKPSLFRYECRFFGILRRSPQPSRVALAFQQCLRQAHGIG, encoded by the coding sequence ATGCAAGTAAAAAGCCGCGCCGTTCTGGGCCAGTTGACCGACATGGACCTGCGGCTGCTGCGGGTGTTCAAGAGCGTGGTCGATTGCGGCGGCATGGCCGCGGCCGAGCTCGAACTCAACATCGGTACCTCCACCGTCAGCCGGCACGTGAAGGACCTGGAAACCCGGCTCGGCCTGACCTTGTGCCGGCGTGGCCGGGCCGGCTTCGCGCTCACGGCCGAGGGCCAGCGCATCTACGCCGAAACCCTGCGGCTGCTCGCCGGTGCCGATGCCTTCCGACACAGCGTGGACGAGATCCACCGGCGCATGGGCGGCGAGCTGCATGTGGCGGTGTTCGACAAGACGGCCAGCAATCCCGAAGCGCATCTTGGCGACGCGATTGCGCTGTTCAGCGAGCAGGCGCCCGACGTGGGGCTGAACCTGCATGTCGGCTCGTTGAACGCGATCGAACGCGGCGTGATCGACGGGCAATACCAGGTCGGCGTGATCCCCGGCCATCGCCATTCCGAAAGCCTGAGCTACGACGATCTGTTCGGCGAGACCATGAGCCTGCACTGCGGCGCGCGCCACGTGTTGTTCGGTGCCGACCACGCCGCCATGGACTGGGAGGCGCTGCGCCGCCACCAGTTCGCGGGGCTCGGCTACCACTCGCCCAACATGGAGCTCAGCCAGCGCATGCGGCTGCCGCGCAAGGCCACGGGCTCGGACCAGGAGTCGATCGCCAACCTGATCCTGTCGGGCCGCTACCTCGGCTTCCTGCCCGACCATTACGCGCAGGGCTTTGTCGATGCCGGCCAGATGCAGGCGGTGAAGCCGTCGCTGTTTCGTTACGAGTGCCGCTTCTTCGGCATCCTGCGCCGCTCACCCCAGCCGTCGCGGGTGGCGCTGGCCTTCCAGCAGTGCCTGCGGCAGGCGCACGGCATCGGCTGA
- a CDS encoding D-amino acid dehydrogenase, translating to MKIIVLGAGIIGISTAWHLLERGHEVTIVDRQPDAALETSFANAAQISVSYCEPWANRDAPAKLVKWMFRNDAPLLFRPQLDWQQWRWGLQFLSQCNDTAFERNVQQIVALGAYSHVALKEVVRRTGIEYNRLERGIAHYYTDQKSFDTAGDAAALMRKFGVDRKVVSRDELMRIEPAFKSFAHRIVGGTYTASDESGDARVFTQELAKRCAARGAQFLYNHDVLRLNQDGDAIKSVAVRARSTSAGGQKDQVLQGDAVVVACGSYTAPLLRTVGVDLPIYPGKGYSATFKLLRPELAPMVSSIDDEVKCAMSRLGDHLRVAGTIEVGGYGLSLDTPLARARCQMLADRIEAVLPGVCDTRNEAQGGQPNFWTGLRPATPTNIPYIGRTKVGKLWVNAGHGTLGWTHGAGSGKAMAELISGEQPAMQFGFYGFKAGKRHGEMANA from the coding sequence ATGAAAATCATCGTTCTTGGCGCAGGCATCATTGGCATCAGCACGGCGTGGCACCTGCTCGAGCGGGGCCATGAGGTCACCATCGTCGACCGCCAGCCCGATGCCGCCCTGGAGACCAGTTTCGCCAACGCGGCGCAGATTTCGGTCAGCTACTGCGAACCCTGGGCCAACCGCGACGCCCCGGCCAAGCTCGTGAAATGGATGTTCCGCAACGACGCGCCGCTGCTGTTCCGCCCGCAACTGGACTGGCAGCAATGGCGCTGGGGCCTGCAATTTCTGAGCCAGTGCAATGACACCGCCTTCGAGCGCAACGTGCAGCAGATCGTGGCCCTCGGCGCCTACAGCCATGTCGCGCTGAAGGAAGTCGTGCGCCGCACCGGCATCGAATACAACCGCCTGGAGCGCGGCATCGCCCACTACTACACCGACCAGAAGTCGTTCGACACGGCCGGCGACGCCGCGGCGCTGATGCGCAAGTTCGGCGTCGACCGCAAGGTGGTGAGCCGCGACGAACTGATGCGGATCGAGCCCGCGTTCAAGTCCTTCGCGCACCGCATCGTCGGCGGCACCTACACGGCCAGCGACGAGAGCGGCGATGCACGCGTCTTCACGCAGGAACTGGCCAAACGCTGCGCGGCGCGCGGCGCGCAATTTCTGTACAACCACGACGTGCTGCGCTTGAACCAGGATGGCGATGCTATCAAGTCAGTAGCTGTACGCGCACGCTCCACGAGCGCTGGAGGCCAAAAAGACCAGGTATTGCAAGGCGATGCCGTGGTCGTGGCCTGCGGCTCGTACACCGCGCCGCTGCTGCGCACCGTGGGCGTGGACCTGCCGATCTACCCCGGCAAGGGCTACAGCGCTACCTTCAAGCTGCTCAGGCCCGAACTCGCGCCGATGGTCTCGAGCATCGACGACGAGGTGAAGTGCGCCATGAGCCGCCTGGGCGACCACCTGCGCGTGGCCGGCACCATCGAGGTCGGCGGCTACGGCCTGTCGCTCGACACGCCGTTGGCGCGTGCGCGCTGCCAGATGCTGGCCGACCGCATCGAGGCCGTGCTGCCCGGTGTCTGCGACACGCGCAACGAAGCGCAGGGCGGCCAGCCGAATTTCTGGACCGGCCTGCGCCCGGCCACCCCGACCAACATCCCCTACATCGGCCGCACCAAGGTCGGCAAGCTGTGGGTCAATGCCGGCCACGGCACGCTGGGCTGGACCCACGGCGCCGGTTCGGGCAAGGCCATGGCCGAACTCATCAGCGGAGAGCAGCCGGCGATGCAGTTCGGGTTCTACGGGTTCAAGGCCGGCAAGCGCCACGGGGAGATGGCGAACGCCTGA
- a CDS encoding LysR family transcriptional regulator ArgP translates to MSTLDPDALECLAAIVEEGGFERAAQRLNITQSAVSQRLRSLESQAGTVLIVRSRPLRPTAAGHLLLKHTKQLRLLRADLERDMRELAPSLLGGSRDEERISIAINADSIATWAMGALQGVVQQGLPLEIITDDQDFTQDWLREGQVLGCVTTFKQALRGCKVVPLGAMNYVAVAAPAFAAERLQGGLTPHNFRKVPFVAFNRKDDMQTEFVGRAFGLKRVTLSQLFVPSSEGQVRAVLAGWGVSVVPELLVRGLLAQGQLVNLAPAHSLQIQLYWHCWNLQSEVLDTLSTALTLAAAAALG, encoded by the coding sequence ATGAGCACCCTTGACCCGGACGCCCTCGAATGCCTGGCCGCCATCGTCGAGGAAGGCGGCTTCGAACGCGCGGCCCAGCGGCTGAACATCACGCAGTCGGCGGTATCGCAGCGCCTGCGTTCCCTCGAGTCGCAAGCAGGAACCGTGCTCATCGTGCGCAGCCGGCCGCTGCGGCCCACGGCCGCGGGCCATCTGCTGCTGAAACACACGAAACAGCTGCGGCTGCTGCGGGCCGACCTGGAGCGCGACATGCGCGAACTCGCGCCCAGCCTGCTCGGCGGCTCGCGCGACGAGGAACGCATCTCGATCGCCATCAATGCCGACAGCATCGCCACCTGGGCCATGGGGGCTCTGCAGGGTGTGGTGCAGCAGGGCCTTCCGCTGGAGATCATCACCGACGACCAGGACTTCACGCAGGACTGGCTGCGAGAGGGCCAGGTGCTGGGCTGCGTCACCACCTTCAAGCAGGCGCTGCGTGGCTGCAAGGTGGTGCCGCTCGGTGCGATGAACTACGTGGCCGTGGCCGCGCCCGCGTTCGCAGCCGAGCGGCTGCAAGGCGGCCTCACCCCGCACAACTTCCGCAAGGTGCCGTTCGTGGCCTTCAACCGCAAGGACGACATGCAGACCGAGTTCGTCGGCCGCGCCTTCGGCCTGAAGCGCGTGACGCTGAGCCAGTTGTTCGTGCCGAGTTCCGAAGGCCAGGTGCGCGCCGTGCTGGCCGGCTGGGGTGTGAGCGTGGTGCCGGAACTGCTGGTGCGCGGCTTGCTGGCGCAGGGGCAACTGGTGAATCTGGCGCCCGCGCACAGCCTGCAGATCCAGCTCTACTGGCATTGCTGGAACCTGCAGTCGGAGGTGCTCGACACGCTGAGCACCGCGCTGACGCTGGCCGCCGCCGCGGCGCTGGGTTGA
- a CDS encoding TetR/AcrR family transcriptional regulator, protein MKTNTVAKISFKEKMLQAREEAIVQTVNRLLAEKGFDAMTVDEVAAGVGIAKASLYKHFASKEDLAAAAMVRVLHRAQVFLATLPEDDAPIEKLRAVARWAMEVQLAGEMPSLPSQNSSLRANLLGNKAYLDALVTVSDELGGWIEAAQQQGQLSTRLPPLVVLYTLYARACDPVLEFLKAGGQHSDGEIIELVLSSCFDGLRTR, encoded by the coding sequence ATGAAAACCAACACCGTCGCCAAGATCTCGTTCAAGGAAAAGATGCTGCAGGCGCGGGAAGAAGCGATCGTGCAGACCGTCAACCGCCTCCTGGCCGAGAAGGGTTTCGACGCGATGACGGTGGACGAAGTGGCGGCCGGCGTAGGCATTGCGAAGGCCAGCCTGTACAAGCATTTCGCCAGCAAGGAAGACCTGGCTGCCGCAGCGATGGTGCGCGTGCTGCACCGCGCCCAGGTGTTTCTCGCCACGCTGCCCGAGGATGATGCGCCCATCGAAAAGCTGCGCGCGGTGGCACGGTGGGCGATGGAAGTGCAGTTGGCCGGTGAAATGCCCTCGCTGCCGAGCCAGAACTCCAGCCTGCGCGCCAACCTGCTGGGCAACAAGGCCTATCTGGATGCGCTGGTGACGGTGAGCGACGAACTCGGTGGCTGGATCGAAGCCGCGCAGCAGCAAGGCCAGCTCAGCACCCGGCTCCCGCCCCTGGTGGTGCTCTACACCCTGTACGCGCGCGCCTGCGACCCGGTGCTTGAATTCCTGAAGGCAGGCGGACAACACAGCGACGGGGAAATCATCGAGCTGGTCTTGTCCAGCTGTTTCGACGGGCTGCGGACCCGCTGA
- a CDS encoding metallophosphoesterase yields the protein MQIQLLSDLHLEVHPHFKPEPAHGADVLVLAGDIGSYQPGSLLQDTDFGLARFSPLPQFAGWPTPVLFVPGNHEYDMQDFDVAHARLRAICERLGMVWLEREVAHMRFGTQAVRFVGTTLWTDFDALGPAAEDPQATLADALKARDKAFRAANFYLKKTGSTRSGEAMLAPAIREQGLACQAWLREALARPFDGDTVVVTHFAPSLASADPRYGLTPGTAGFCNALDDLLPQARLWLHGHLHAPSDYLRNGCRVVANPLGYARKNEQQGFDPRRLIQLAAR from the coding sequence ATGCAAATCCAGCTCCTGTCCGACCTGCACCTCGAAGTCCACCCCCATTTCAAGCCCGAACCCGCGCACGGTGCCGACGTCCTGGTGCTGGCCGGCGACATCGGCTCCTACCAGCCCGGCTCGCTTTTGCAGGATACGGATTTCGGTCTGGCGCGCTTCTCGCCGCTGCCGCAGTTCGCCGGCTGGCCGACGCCGGTGCTCTTCGTGCCCGGCAACCACGAATACGACATGCAGGATTTCGACGTGGCGCACGCCCGGCTGCGCGCCATCTGCGAGCGGCTGGGCATGGTTTGGCTCGAGCGCGAAGTCGCGCACATGCGCTTCGGCACGCAGGCCGTGCGGTTTGTCGGCACCACACTGTGGACGGACTTCGACGCGCTCGGCCCCGCGGCGGAGGATCCCCAGGCCACGCTGGCCGACGCACTCAAAGCCCGGGACAAGGCCTTTCGCGCAGCGAACTTCTACCTGAAGAAAACCGGCAGCACACGCAGCGGAGAAGCCATGCTCGCGCCCGCCATCCGGGAACAGGGCCTGGCCTGCCAGGCGTGGCTGCGCGAGGCCCTGGCGCGCCCGTTCGACGGCGACACGGTGGTCGTGACCCATTTTGCGCCGAGCCTGGCCAGTGCGGACCCGCGCTATGGCCTGACACCCGGCACGGCCGGCTTCTGCAATGCGCTGGATGACTTGCTGCCCCAAGCCCGCCTGTGGCTGCACGGCCACCTGCACGCGCCGAGCGACTACCTGCGCAACGGCTGCCGCGTGGTGGCCAACCCGCTGGGTTATGCACGCAAGAATGAGCAGCAGGGGTTCGATCCGCGTCGCCTGATCCAGCTTGCAGCGCGCTGA